From the genome of Homalodisca vitripennis isolate AUS2020 chromosome 8, UT_GWSS_2.1, whole genome shotgun sequence, one region includes:
- the LOC124367123 gene encoding uncharacterized protein LOC124367123, producing the protein MVQKTEIFNEARNIARSLIEGIVDEVMKTVLERKDTCFGSLETVKVQFTEDEDIFTFHSGMAEIIEQSKVLDTLGAPLSTTPVRNDGCYPNLTDLQDVCVLSSAQTSSNKQGEGDYQPPTIREATAFYRLGLETDECCQGRSQYRKSFSISSLNTETSTNELIAEMRSDINDLSFDNIHLSDTDAEDEPLVSLGHADDVVSTHPRKKTRHVLSFLTKASI; encoded by the exons ATGGTTCAAAAAACTGAAATCTTTAACGAAGCTCGTAATATTGCACGGAGTTTGATCGAGGGCATCGTAGATGAAGTAATGAAAACTGTACTTGAGAGGAAAG aCACGTGCTTTGGATCCTTGGAGACAGTAAAGGTGCAGTTCACCGAAGATGAAGACATTTTTACCTTTCATTCTGGAATGGCAGAGATTATCGAGCAATCCAAAGTGTTGGATACTCTGGGAGCACCACTCTCCACAACCCCGGTCCGGAATGACGGCTGCTACCCCAACCTTACCGACCTGCAAGACGTGTGCGTCCTCAGCTCTGCTCAGACGAGCTCGAACAAGCAAGGGGAAGGAGACTACCAGCCTCCGACAATTCGAGAAGCCACTGCCTTCTACCGTCTAGGCCTGGAAACCGACGAATGCTGCCAAGGGCGGAGTCAGTATCGCAAGAGCTTCTCTATCTCTTCTCTTAACACAGAGACCTCTACTAACGAGCTGATTGCGGAAATGCGTAGCGACATCAACGACTTGTCGTTTGACAACATCCACCTGAGTGATACTGACGCCGAAGACGAACCGCTGGTCAGTCTTGGTCACGCAGACGATGTCGTATCGACACACCCCCGGAAGAAGACAAGACATGTTCTCTCATTCCTCACGAAGGCCAGTATTTAA